In Eremothecium gossypii ATCC 10895 chromosome IV, complete sequence, the genomic stretch gcgcgggTCATGGTGGCCTCGGCGCCGAGGTAGGCAAGCATACTTGCACCTGATAAAACACGTAACGTTCAGTTAAACAAATTGTCTACACTAGCCCCTACATAGGTACGCATTTGGGCCCTCGTAGCTGGGAGCAGCTTGCAGCGCACAAGCACGTCTTCTTGACCCTCCTGCGCCATGCGATCGTAGGCTTGTAAGCGGTGGCAGCCGCCAAAGGCAAAGTAGTAGTCGGCCGAGTCGTGGCGCACGTGCATCACGTCAACGGGCGGCAGCTGGCCGTCCATCGCCGCAGCATCCTCGAGCGAGCACGTAGCGCTGGCTGCAGGTACACCGCGCGCGGTCGAGACCATGGCGTCGATCTTCTGCGGGTCGAGCACTGGCGCCACAGGGCGGCGGATTTGCGAGAGAGGCACGAGCGTGATGGGGAGCCGGGACGACTGGAGAGACATGGTCGGTTGGGATACGCTAACGGCTGAGCATGGCGGTTGCGCGGgtgtatatatatatattgTGTTATGTGTGGGGGCGGCGGAAATAGGCGGAGTTCCATTAAAGGATGCCGCTTTTCTTCAGGTTCTGCTGGACGATTAGGTCAGTGACAGCGCTGAGTACGAACTTCATGCTCTGGGTGTCTGTGGCACATGTGCGATGTACGTAGATAGGCTTCTTGGAGCGGTTCAGGGAGAGAAAGATGCGCTCGAAGTACTTGAGCCCCGTCTCTGCGTCGCCGACTCTGCCGGGGTAGTCCGGGAAGTGCTGGCGGATGGGCGAGCGCTTAACCTTGTCCTCAAAGAGGTCGACCTTGTTGAGGAAGAGGATAAACGGGGTATTGTAGAACCACTTGGAGTTGAGCAGCGTGTCGAAGAGCATGATCGCCTCCTGCATGCGGTTGACGCGCTCGTCCTCGAATAGCATCTGGTCGTACTCGCTGACGGCGAGCACGAAGAGGACAGCGGTGATGCTCTGGAAGCAGTGGATCCACTTGCGGCGCTCGGAGCGCTGCCCGCCTGCATCTAGCACGTTGAACTTGCTGGCCCCGATATTGAAGCGGGTCTCTGTGATTCCGGTGGTCTTGATGCGGCCGCGGAGGATGTCCTCGTCGGTGCAGACGTAGTCCGGGCGTGCGAACTTCTCGATGTTGTCGAAGTAGTATGCCGCCGAGTCTTCGAGCTGGAACTCGTTGGAGCGCGCGAAACATTGGCGGATTCCGCGGTCGTTATCCCATAGCTTGCGGATGGCAGCGGCGACCTGCACGTTGGAGGTGCGCTTTGGCAGCGGCTGTGCGGCGGGTTGCGCTCGCACAAAGAGTCCGCTGGGGCCCATGTGGCCCGACTGCTCATTGAGCCCCAGGGACAGCTCCTGCATATCGATGCCGCTGCTGGGAGCGCCGCTCTCGGGTGTGAATGCCTCCGCCTTGCCCGTGCTCTGCACCCGCCGCTTATTTTCGCTGCGCTCGGAGTACTTGAGAACGTAGTCATTCAAAAACTCCGGGCCGCCGGCCATATCTGGGTCGATGCAGTCCAGTGCCTTCGCCTGCAGGACCGCTCTCTTGCACTCGAACAGCGGCCGGTTCTTTTCGGGGTCGTCGCAGTCCAGCGAGATTCCCATCTTCCGGGCCTGGATAATGAGGATCTTCATTGACTGTATTGCGTCAGCCCATATCACTTGGCTGTACTGCAGACGCTCTTCGTGGGTGAATCCCCCATGATGAAGCAGCTTTAGCTGCTTCAATACCGTCGATTTTCCGGATTCTCCTGCGCCCAATAGGAGCAGTTTTACTTCGTTCTTCCCTCGCTGCTTTTCCTGGTGCAGGTTCTGTTCAATCGCGTCGTTTGCCCGGCGGTCCTGTATAAACGGATCATTCTCATCTTCTAGTGTCTGTGTACTCACTGAGCATCCCATGTTGATTGTATACGGCTTCAATTAAAGTCCAGCTAATGGTAGTAGGCCCTCCTGAACAAGATCCAACCAGAGGATAAAATACTACGTGTGCTGTCAACTCCGAAAATACTGGCGCTAGTTATCTACCATGCATATATGATAGACAGTGTTGTAAGTTTGATGTGAATTTGTCTATTTCCTAATGCGGCCTAATTGGTGTTACAGAGGATAATGTATATTATCCTCAGGTTGCATACACAGTGCATTTCGAAACATCGATAATCAGTAGGGTTGCATTTTGTAGCCTGGTCTGCACCCATGCGGACGAAATATCGTTCCTTGCTACCCTGGAACATGAGGTTAGAACCGCGCCTGCTCGCCCGAATGGCGCTAGCGTGTGTACCCTTGATGCATCGCGGCTGCGACTCACACGGACAACTCCGTGTAGAGCGATATTGTTACATATCGATTTGGTTTTGCGTTACCCGGCCATGTTTCAAACCACTCTCTTCGATTTAACTACGCCAAGCGCACATCATCGTTTCGATGACAAACCGCAGCAGAACTGAGTAGAGATGAGCGGGGACGACCAACCGCGATGCCCAGTAGACCACTCTGCACGCGAGGCTTGGATGAGTTCTATGTCTAAAGGCAATCCGGCAGGCGCCGAGCAGCCTGGCGCACCTTCGCAAAGTCAGGCTACTGAAGCTCAGCCCACGCCGTCAGCTTGTCCAGTCGACCACTCTGCACGGAGTATATGGCTCAAGAACGCGGGGCAGGTTACCGAGGACGTTGAATGCTCCTCCGACAAGCAGGCAGACATACCTCATTACAGCACAGACGTCGCGCTGCCTACGGAGCGCGAACAATCGTCGATCCCGCGTACGGGCACCGAACATAACTGGGTGTACCCATCCCAGAAGCAGTTCTTCGAGGCCATGCTCCGCAAGAACTGGAACCCGCACGCCGAGGACATGAAGACCGTGATCCCGCTACACAACTCGGTCAACGAGCGTGTCTGGAACTACATCAAGATGTGGGAGAAGGACCAGGGCGGCGAATCCTGTGGCGGCATTAAGCTGACCAGCTTCAAAGGCAGCGCCAAGGAACTCACGCCCCGCGCGTGGTTCCGCAGTACCGTGCTTGGCTACACTCGTCCGTTTGACAGACATGACTGGCGCGTGGACCGCTGCGGAACCGAGATCGACTACGTCATTGACTTTTATTCTGACGACCACCCCAAGCTCGGGCCGCAGATCCTCTTGGACGTTCGCCCCAAACTCAACAGCTTCGAGGGCCTCAAGCTGCGGGTATTGAAGGCTCTGGGTCTCTGAATACTCCACCCTGTACATACAACGCCGGACCCAGCGCAAGGGCCTATTTATTCCATGCACGAACTCCATAATGAAACCATTCGATTCTTCATTACCTTAACTAAACTATGTACAAGAGAAACATGTTCTCGACGCCGATGGACCTGCCTCAGAACTTGCCTGGGGAGAAGTTCTGGCCCAATTGCTGCATGTTTTCGCCCACCTTGACGTTGGTCTCAAAGTACTTCGC encodes the following:
- the CYT2 gene encoding cytochrome c1 heme lyase CYT2 (Syntenic homolog of Saccharomyces cerevisiae YKL087C (CYT2)), whose translation is MSGDDQPRCPVDHSAREAWMSSMSKGNPAGAEQPGAPSQSQATEAQPTPSACPVDHSARSIWLKNAGQVTEDVECSSDKQADIPHYSTDVALPTEREQSSIPRTGTEHNWVYPSQKQFFEAMLRKNWNPHAEDMKTVIPLHNSVNERVWNYIKMWEKDQGGESCGGIKLTSFKGSAKELTPRAWFRSTVLGYTRPFDRHDWRVDRCGTEIDYVIDFYSDDHPKLGPQILLDVRPKLNSFEGLKLRVLKALGL
- the SRX1 gene encoding sulfiredoxin (Syntenic homolog of Saccharomyces cerevisiae YKL086W (SRX1)), which encodes MSLQSSRLPITLVPLSQIRRPVAPVLDPQKIDAMVSTARGVPAASATCSLEDAAAMDGQLPPVDVMHVRHDSADYYFAFGGCHRLQAYDRMAQEGQEDVLVRCKLLPATRAQMRTYVGASVDNLFN
- the GPA1 gene encoding guanine nucleotide-binding protein subunit alpha (Syntenic homolog of Saccharomyces cerevisiae YHR005C (GPA1)) produces the protein MGCSVSTQTLEDENDPFIQDRRANDAIEQNLHQEKQRGKNEVKLLLLGAGESGKSTVLKQLKLLHHGGFTHEERLQYSQVIWADAIQSMKILIIQARKMGISLDCDDPEKNRPLFECKRAVLQAKALDCIDPDMAGGPEFLNDYVLKYSERSENKRRVQSTGKAEAFTPESGAPSSGIDMQELSLGLNEQSGHMGPSGLFVRAQPAAQPLPKRTSNVQVAAAIRKLWDNDRGIRQCFARSNEFQLEDSAAYYFDNIEKFARPDYVCTDEDILRGRIKTTGITETRFNIGASKFNVLDAGGQRSERRKWIHCFQSITAVLFVLAVSEYDQMLFEDERVNRMQEAIMLFDTLLNSKWFYNTPFILFLNKVDLFEDKVKRSPIRQHFPDYPGRVGDAETGLKYFERIFLSLNRSKKPIYVHRTCATDTQSMKFVLSAVTDLIVQQNLKKSGIL